The nucleotide sequence CATTGCTGAAGCTATGCTCAGACAGCCAACCTACGGTTAGTGCACCTCAGGGTCAAGTGACTGCAGGAGTTGATCGAGGAGAGCTACAACTGCTTAAGCAACAAATTGCGAGTCTTGAGAATAAGCTGAATGCAGCGATGAAGAGTGGGGCGGCAATAGCGAATTCGAGCTCTGGTAGCGGATCAACTGCAAGCGCGAGTCGTTCTGGTGTTGGTCAGGCGACGCGAGCTGTGGCGACGCCACGAGCACGTGTGAAGCTAACAGCTTTTGTTGAAGCTCACCATACAGGGAATGCGATCGCGTTGAAGTGGTCACAAATCCTTGATGGAGTGAAGGAGAAGGGCAGAACCATCCATGCGATGTTGCTCGATGGGAAGCCGGTTGCGCATACAGATGATACAGTTGTCGTCGCGTTTAACAACACCTTCCATCGTGAAAACACAGAGAAGCCGGCCAGCCTGGCAGTCATTGAAGAGGTGCTCAGTACGATCTTCAGTCGACCGACTCGTTTAGTGACGGTCATGCTCAAGGAATGGCAGGATGCGTTGGCCGAAGGCGCGGGATCTCACACAGGTTCGAGTGCAGGAACAGGCTCAAGCGAATCGGAATCTTCTGCGCGCGAGGAACTCAAGCTTGAACCAGAGGATGATACTGGAGCTAGTAAGGAACCCTGGGTAGACGAAGCCGTTCGTTTATTTGGAGAAGAGCTCGTTACGATTAAAGAAGATTAAATTAGGAGGAAATAGACGATGAACAACATGAACCAAATGATGAAGCAAGTGAAGAAAATGCAAGAGCAAATGATGAAAGCGCAAGAAGAGCTAGGCACGAAGACCATTGAAGGCACAGCGGGTGGTGGTGTTGTCACTGTATCTGTCAATGGACATAAGAAATTACTTGATATTAAAATCAAGCCAGAAGTCGTTGACCCTGAGGACATCGAGATGCTGCAGGATCTTGTGCTCACAGCGGTAAATGATGCGCTTACGAAGGCGGATGAGCTTGCAAATCAAGATATGGGCAAATATACAGGTGGAATGAAGATCCCTGGTCTATTCTAATACCTGTCATTCATAAGGAGACCGAGCCTTTGTTTTATCCAGAACCGATAGCTAAGTTGATCGATTCCTTCTCACGGTTACCGGGCATTGGGCCGAAGACGGCTGCTCGTCTAGCATTCTATGTGTTGCGAATGAAGGAAGAAGACGTCATCGACTTTGCTAAAGCGCTCGTTAGCGTCAAACGCAATTTGACGTATTGTTCAGTTTGTTGCAACATTACAGATACAGACCCTTGTCGAATTTGCGGGGATAAGTCTAGAGACGCTTCGGTGATCTGCGTCGTTCAGGAGCCGAAGGACCTCGTTGCGATGGAACGTATGAAAGAGTATAACGGCCACTATCATGTACTTAACGGTGCGATCTCACCGATGGATGGTATAGGACCAGACGATATTCGGGTGGCGGAATTACTAAGACGTCTCGGGGACGAACAGGTTCAAGAGATGATACTGGCAACGAATCCGAACATTGAAGGTGAAGCGACAGCGATGTATCTTTCGCGACTCGTTAAACCATTCGGTATTAAAGTGACCCGAATCGCACATGGCTTACCTGTAGGTGGAGATTTGGAATATGCTGATGAAGTGACGCTGTCCAAAGCGATGGAAGGTCGACGGGAATTGTATTAATAATCGTTAAGTTGAGGGATGTCTCGGTTGTGGAGACATCCCTTTTTGTGTGCAGACTAGCTAATTTACTCCCATTAACCTATTCGCGCCCGATTCGTACATTACACTCGAAGTAAGTTACTCCTGTTAACCTATCCGCCCCGGGTTGGAGCTCCGGGGCAGGTTTTGGACTAATTAAGTTACTCCTGTTAACCTAATCGCACCCGGCTGGAGTTTCGGAGTAGAATTTAGACTAATTAAGTTACTCCCATTAACCTATACGCACCTGTTTCGCACCGCGTGCTCAAATAAGTTACTTCTGTTAACCTACCCGCCCCGGTTGGTGCTTCGGAGTAGAATTTAGACTAACTACCTTCATTATTAATAAGTAGCGGTCA is from Candidatus Cohnella colombiensis and encodes:
- a CDS encoding YbaB/EbfC family nucleoid-associated protein translates to MNNMNQMMKQVKKMQEQMMKAQEELGTKTIEGTAGGGVVTVSVNGHKKLLDIKIKPEVVDPEDIEMLQDLVLTAVNDALTKADELANQDMGKYTGGMKIPGLF
- the recR gene encoding recombination mediator RecR: MFYPEPIAKLIDSFSRLPGIGPKTAARLAFYVLRMKEEDVIDFAKALVSVKRNLTYCSVCCNITDTDPCRICGDKSRDASVICVVQEPKDLVAMERMKEYNGHYHVLNGAISPMDGIGPDDIRVAELLRRLGDEQVQEMILATNPNIEGEATAMYLSRLVKPFGIKVTRIAHGLPVGGDLEYADEVTLSKAMEGRRELY